A window of the Phosphitispora fastidiosa genome harbors these coding sequences:
- a CDS encoding transposase domain-containing protein translates to KNWLFANTPNGARASAIYYSLIVSAKENGLNPFEYLTWIFKNAPNLGKTGYVSELKDFLPGSPTLPEKVFTPQLGNTSLEKYAWEED, encoded by the coding sequence GAAAAAATTGGCTTTTTGCGAACACACCAAACGGTGCCCGGGCCAGTGCAATTTATTATAGTCTAATTGTGAGTGCAAAAGAAAATGGCTTAAATCCATTTGAATATTTGACCTGGATTTTTAAAAATGCCCCTAACCTAGGGAAAACGGGTTATGTATCTGAACTTAAAGACTTTTTACCCGGCAGCCCTACTTTGCCGGAAAAAGTATTCACCCCGCAGCTTGGTAACACCAGTCTTGAAAAATATGCGTGGGAGGAAGACTGA